In Stieleria varia, one genomic interval encodes:
- a CDS encoding galactose-1-phosphate uridylyltransferase — translation MLRKSSHGEPRSKPSTECDGKREPDTEDDSRQLDQESLDQASLDQASLDTVKLRDLLETTSLSLLEETRSDDLPHEVAEVGMAAVDLAEIQQILKRSVRETEIPNRSGQRKGNEHNWEQVEQDAHSRRDLITGDWTIFAPQRDERPNEYRQLTSRDQIAEASAAFSSSNNTPTHLEHCPFCAGAELKTPTAVWSGKVHADPSSSSSAWRIVNGEQDDWDVRVVPNKFPAVISCDSDDTQRNDFQGSKWFPIESVAGGHEVFVESRDHVETLTQVDPASVALLLAAYRDRMDHYRICDGVKYISVFKNCGPDAGASLSHTHSQLIATTVLPSRVRNMVRRMQNHRASSGCCLQCDLLRAEIADSRRVVAVQDGLIAYCPFASRLPGFVRVTQTKHNSFFEKQSDRELTSLAELLVQLIHALTVVHPGAAYNYVINTFPPADHRDSSFHWSLDLFPRLTKTAGFEWGSDCIINPLLPETAAGQYRQQMHSQA, via the coding sequence ATGCTGCGAAAATCATCCCACGGCGAGCCCCGCTCCAAACCGTCCACTGAGTGTGACGGAAAGAGGGAACCCGATACCGAGGATGATTCGCGTCAGTTGGATCAAGAGTCTCTGGATCAAGCATCTCTGGATCAAGCATCTCTGGATACAGTCAAGCTCCGGGATCTCTTGGAAACCACCAGCCTTTCTTTGCTGGAAGAAACCCGTTCGGATGACCTGCCGCACGAAGTTGCCGAAGTCGGAATGGCAGCCGTCGATCTTGCAGAAATTCAGCAGATACTGAAGCGATCCGTCAGAGAGACCGAAATCCCAAACAGGAGCGGGCAACGTAAAGGTAACGAACACAATTGGGAACAAGTCGAACAAGACGCTCACTCACGTCGAGATCTCATCACCGGTGATTGGACGATCTTTGCACCCCAACGCGATGAACGACCCAACGAGTATCGTCAACTAACTTCACGCGATCAAATCGCCGAAGCCTCTGCTGCGTTCTCGTCCAGCAATAACACACCGACACATCTTGAACATTGTCCATTCTGTGCCGGAGCTGAGCTAAAGACGCCGACGGCCGTGTGGAGTGGAAAAGTCCATGCCGATCCGTCCTCCAGCTCATCGGCTTGGCGGATCGTCAATGGCGAGCAGGATGACTGGGATGTTCGTGTTGTCCCCAACAAGTTCCCCGCCGTCATCTCATGCGACTCTGACGACACGCAGCGAAATGATTTCCAGGGTTCGAAGTGGTTTCCTATCGAGTCCGTCGCGGGCGGACATGAGGTCTTTGTCGAATCACGTGACCACGTCGAAACGCTGACGCAAGTCGATCCAGCCAGCGTCGCTTTGTTGTTGGCCGCGTATCGTGACCGCATGGATCACTATCGAATCTGCGACGGTGTGAAATACATCAGCGTGTTCAAAAACTGCGGCCCCGACGCAGGCGCTTCACTCAGCCACACCCATAGCCAACTGATCGCGACCACCGTTTTGCCCTCGCGAGTCCGCAACATGGTGCGTCGCATGCAAAACCATCGCGCATCGAGCGGTTGCTGCCTGCAGTGCGACTTGCTCAGAGCGGAAATCGCTGACTCACGCCGAGTCGTCGCCGTTCAAGATGGCTTGATCGCCTACTGTCCCTTCGCAAGCCGGCTGCCTGGCTTTGTCCGCGTGACGCAGACAAAGCACAACTCATTCTTTGAGAAACAGAGCGATCGCGAACTTACCAGCCTGGCCGAGTTGCTGGTTCAATTGATTCATGCCCTGACGGTCGTACATCCAGGTGCGGCCTACAATTACGTCATCAATACGTTTCCGCCAGCCGATCATCGTGATTCGTCTTTCCATTGGTCACTGGATCTCTTTCCACGTTTGACCAAGACCGCCGGGTTTGAATGGGGCAGCGACTGCATCATCAACCCGCTCTTGCCCGAGACAGCGGCCGGACAGTATCGACAGCAGATGCACTCCCAGGCATGA
- a CDS encoding DUF434 domain-containing protein, with protein MTHEKRHRGAHPSDESLFCQSQLPCLRKALHDYCWLLTQGYAAPSSLKLVGDKFQLKQRQRMMIMRSACTDIQRMNRQRTQCFAADVVGKNLYLDGLNVLIAIESALSGGFLFIGQDQCYRDLASVHGTYKRVQETQSAIMMIGNVLCDLKVDQTIWLLDKPVSNSGLLRQILLDTAESSGWNWRVDLCQNPDYELKQTEGTIVSTDSVILDSVSTWFHLNQYTIDRHVPTARLIDLR; from the coding sequence ATGACACATGAAAAACGTCATCGTGGAGCCCATCCGTCCGACGAGTCCTTGTTTTGCCAATCGCAGTTACCATGCCTTAGGAAAGCGTTGCATGATTACTGCTGGCTGCTAACGCAAGGATACGCGGCGCCATCCTCACTAAAACTGGTCGGCGACAAATTCCAATTGAAGCAGCGTCAACGCATGATGATAATGCGATCAGCGTGTACCGACATCCAGCGAATGAATCGACAGCGGACGCAGTGTTTCGCCGCCGATGTAGTAGGAAAAAATCTCTACTTGGATGGGCTGAATGTTCTGATCGCAATCGAGAGTGCATTGTCCGGTGGTTTTTTGTTCATTGGCCAGGACCAGTGCTATCGCGATCTGGCGAGCGTGCATGGAACCTACAAACGTGTCCAGGAAACTCAGTCGGCAATCATGATGATTGGTAACGTCCTCTGTGACCTCAAAGTAGATCAAACGATTTGGCTGTTGGACAAGCCGGTTTCCAATAGTGGCCTGCTACGCCAAATACTTTTGGATACTGCAGAAAGCTCGGGCTGGAACTGGCGAGTGGATTTGTGTCAGAACCCTGATTATGAACTCAAGCAAACCGAGGGTACTATTGTGTCAACGGACAGCGTGATCCTGGACAGCGTATCGACATGGTTTCACCTCAACCAATATACGATCGACAGGCACGTCCCCACAGCTCGCTTGATTGATCTTCGTTAG
- a CDS encoding toll/interleukin-1 receptor domain-containing protein — MTKIFINYRRDDSAHFAGRICERLEREFGSNDVFMDVDNIPLGVDFRQHLHDAVSRCSVMIVVIGDKWLQVIDDSGARRLDDPKDFVRIEIESAIKNEIVIIPVLPANVAMPREEDLPETLRPLAFRNALSVSHTTKFQNQLDPLVETVRRVTAVDTPVEAIVVAEGPAHVASESIRQTSEAQCDVHDGQITTASILKYSFWTAVLTVAIMFLTVTTLYWTVEIPEKLRGGTLFSLALLWSLLIAVALVEIIRRKRRKNDVGV; from the coding sequence ATGACGAAGATCTTTATCAACTATCGACGCGATGATTCAGCCCACTTTGCCGGTCGGATCTGTGAACGCCTGGAACGTGAGTTCGGTTCCAATGACGTCTTCATGGATGTGGACAACATCCCTCTGGGAGTCGATTTCCGGCAACACCTACACGATGCAGTGTCAAGGTGCTCGGTCATGATTGTCGTCATCGGCGACAAGTGGCTGCAGGTAATCGACGACTCCGGTGCGAGGCGTCTAGATGATCCCAAGGATTTTGTTCGCATTGAAATTGAATCGGCGATCAAGAATGAGATCGTGATCATCCCGGTCTTACCAGCCAACGTCGCAATGCCCAGGGAAGAGGACCTGCCTGAAACCCTTCGACCTCTCGCATTCCGAAATGCTTTGTCGGTGAGTCACACGACGAAGTTTCAAAACCAGCTCGACCCTTTGGTTGAGACGGTTCGTCGAGTGACCGCAGTCGACACGCCGGTGGAGGCAATCGTTGTCGCGGAGGGACCAGCACACGTCGCCTCTGAATCGATTCGTCAGACAAGCGAAGCACAATGCGATGTGCACGACGGGCAAATCACCACCGCATCGATCCTAAAATATTCTTTCTGGACCGCAGTACTGACCGTTGCCATCATGTTCTTGACGGTCACGACCTTGTACTGGACGGTGGAGATTCCAGAAAAGTTGCGAGGCGGGACGCTGTTTTCATTAGCCCTACTTTGGTCGCTTCTGATCGCTGTGGCCTTGGTTGAAATAATCCGCCGCAAGAGGAGAAAAAACGATGTCGGCGTCTGA
- a CDS encoding SDR family NAD(P)-dependent oxidoreductase: protein MDHHDRFKGLVTKIHRAAKRQKRQAVQSKIAAADRSAMESTGIVQQLGPSGLGTIDAASVVSPRKLIRARRCYVCKAAFTQLHHFYHQLCLDCAEANWRKRHQRADLNGRVAVVTGGRIKIGYHIVLKLLRDGADVIMTTRFPNDAATRFQAEADFHLWHDRLEIHSLDLRNIPTVEAFANHLLSARAAIDILVNNAAQTVKRPMEYYRHLLDTPCNSQAQALIRSSEILTPLLEADPNYHGHMANIERYFPRGWLDADGQQIDNRPMQSWLLKLEDVTTLEMLEVYLVNAAAPFLLTGKLKPLFCKSPHARRFIVNVSAMEGQFSRECKTAFHPHTNMAKAALNMLTRTSAQDYAKDGIYMNSVDTGWITDEKPAPLAQRVRAEHGFYPPLDVIDGASRVYDPIAWGCGHLAEPVFGQFLKDYLPHPW, encoded by the coding sequence ATGGATCATCATGATCGATTCAAAGGGTTGGTCACCAAGATCCATCGTGCGGCGAAACGTCAGAAACGTCAGGCGGTGCAAAGCAAGATCGCCGCTGCCGACCGTTCTGCCATGGAGTCCACTGGAATTGTTCAGCAACTCGGCCCAAGTGGGCTTGGAACTATAGATGCTGCGTCTGTGGTTTCTCCGCGAAAATTGATTCGGGCGCGACGCTGCTATGTGTGCAAAGCCGCTTTCACCCAGTTGCATCACTTCTATCATCAGCTTTGCTTGGATTGTGCCGAGGCCAATTGGCGGAAGCGTCACCAACGAGCCGACTTGAATGGACGCGTTGCGGTGGTGACAGGAGGGCGAATCAAGATCGGCTATCACATAGTTTTGAAGCTGTTGCGGGATGGAGCCGACGTGATCATGACGACGCGTTTTCCGAATGACGCCGCCACTCGATTTCAGGCCGAAGCAGACTTTCATCTGTGGCATGACCGTCTAGAGATTCATTCCCTGGATCTTCGAAACATTCCCACGGTGGAAGCGTTCGCGAATCATCTGCTATCCGCACGAGCCGCGATCGATATCTTGGTCAACAATGCGGCGCAAACGGTCAAGCGTCCAATGGAGTACTATCGGCATTTGCTCGATACCCCCTGCAATTCACAAGCTCAGGCACTCATACGATCCTCTGAAATTTTGACGCCGTTGTTGGAGGCCGATCCAAATTACCATGGCCATATGGCCAACATCGAGCGATACTTTCCCCGCGGTTGGCTCGATGCCGATGGTCAACAGATTGACAATCGTCCAATGCAAAGCTGGTTGTTGAAGTTGGAAGATGTCACGACTTTGGAGATGTTAGAGGTTTACCTGGTCAACGCTGCTGCTCCGTTTCTATTGACGGGAAAGCTGAAGCCGCTGTTTTGCAAGTCGCCACACGCACGACGATTTATAGTGAATGTCTCTGCGATGGAAGGGCAGTTTTCTCGAGAGTGCAAGACGGCGTTTCACCCGCACACGAACATGGCGAAAGCGGCATTGAACATGCTGACGCGGACTTCAGCCCAGGACTATGCCAAAGACGGAATCTACATGAACAGTGTTGATACGGGTTGGATTACCGACGAAAAGCCAGCCCCGTTGGCTCAACGGGTTCGTGCGGAGCATGGCTTTTATCCGCCACTGGATGTAATCGATGGAGCGTCCCGCGTGTATGATCCGATCGCCTGGGGGTGTGGCCATCTGGCTGAACCGGTATTCGGTCAATTTCTCAAAGACTACTTGCCACATCCATGGTGA
- a CDS encoding tRNA modification GTPase produces MNASLVADIEDTIVAIASPPQGSARGIVRISGPQSVSVMAALGCESLSKRPHHQQLKFVLPEPLGALPVRVLIWPGKRSYTGQPSAEVHTIGCLPILEALMQQVVQAGARPARPGEFTMRSFLAGRIDLTQAEAVLGVIDAGQRGALDHALRQLSGNLSRPLEQMRSELLDLLADVEAGLDFVDEDIEFISDQDLLHRLSVIKAGLEETRQQMHHRGGGSHQPVIALRGDPNAGKSRLLNALAGNETAIVADIAGTTRDTVSVNCRMGTQDVRLVDTAGIEVADQKRETSLGFEAQIIDAAQHQAERASGEANVRLWCVDWTRSDRDEAVAKLQRIAQTGRLGAIDLWVATKCDEPSLQPPEPWIATSSLTGRGLHELANLVSSSLENTDREETGAVLGTAARCSGTLDNAIEAITRAMQWVESGDGHEFVSAELRLAADCLGEVTGAVYTDDILDRVFSRFCIGK; encoded by the coding sequence ATGAATGCCAGCTTGGTCGCCGACATCGAAGACACCATTGTCGCGATCGCGTCTCCACCACAAGGATCCGCTCGAGGGATTGTTCGGATTTCGGGGCCGCAGTCCGTTTCCGTGATGGCGGCGTTGGGATGCGAGTCACTCAGTAAGCGTCCGCATCACCAACAGCTGAAATTTGTATTGCCCGAACCCCTGGGTGCCTTGCCCGTGAGGGTTTTGATATGGCCTGGGAAACGCAGCTATACGGGACAGCCATCGGCAGAGGTGCACACGATCGGCTGTTTGCCCATCTTGGAGGCATTGATGCAGCAGGTCGTTCAGGCCGGTGCAAGACCGGCCCGGCCCGGTGAATTCACCATGCGTTCGTTTCTCGCCGGTCGCATTGACCTCACACAAGCCGAAGCGGTTTTGGGGGTGATCGATGCCGGGCAACGTGGTGCCTTGGATCATGCCTTGCGGCAGCTTTCGGGGAACCTTTCGCGGCCGCTGGAACAGATGCGGAGTGAATTGCTGGATCTGTTGGCCGACGTGGAAGCCGGGTTGGACTTTGTGGATGAAGACATCGAATTCATCAGCGACCAAGATCTGCTCCATCGACTGTCCGTGATCAAAGCCGGTTTGGAAGAAACACGCCAACAGATGCACCATCGCGGTGGAGGCTCCCATCAGCCCGTGATTGCATTGCGGGGAGATCCCAATGCTGGAAAAAGTCGATTGCTCAATGCATTGGCAGGAAACGAGACTGCGATCGTTGCCGATATTGCGGGCACGACACGTGATACGGTTTCCGTGAATTGCCGAATGGGAACACAAGATGTTCGCTTGGTAGATACCGCCGGGATCGAAGTCGCCGATCAGAAGAGGGAAACCTCTCTTGGTTTCGAGGCACAGATCATTGATGCCGCGCAGCATCAAGCCGAGCGAGCCAGCGGAGAGGCCAACGTCAGGCTTTGGTGTGTGGATTGGACTCGGTCAGATCGTGATGAAGCAGTCGCGAAACTTCAGCGGATCGCCCAGACGGGGCGCCTCGGTGCAATCGATCTCTGGGTGGCCACGAAGTGTGATGAGCCATCGCTGCAGCCCCCTGAACCTTGGATCGCTACCAGCAGCCTCACCGGCCGCGGCTTGCATGAATTGGCAAATCTCGTTTCATCAAGCCTGGAGAACACAGATCGCGAAGAGACCGGTGCCGTTTTGGGCACCGCAGCCCGTTGCAGCGGAACGCTGGATAACGCGATCGAGGCGATCACTCGGGCGATGCAATGGGTGGAGTCGGGCGACGGGCACGAATTTGTATCAGCAGAATTACGTCTGGCCGCCGATTGTTTGGGTGAAGTTACCGGCGCAGTCTACACGGATGATATTCTGGATCGTGTGTTCAGCAGGTTCTGTATCGGCAAATGA
- a CDS encoding patatin-like phospholipase family protein translates to MKIALAFSGGGVRATVFHLGVLARLARQDLLGNVKIVSSVSGGSLAAGLVFTSAGFRWPDSDQYLHEVVPRCLSLLTTRNVQRAYVLKSLLRPWRLLSGRASVLGDALVDHWGITGSLSDLPVEPRWIINATCYQTGKNWRFQQDLMGDYQTKYVTDPDFRLSHALAASAAVPGLIGPLLIRSKHHRWSEFRDDAWCKIPPKYQYLHLWDGGVYDNLGVESLFKPGEGLREGTDYLIVCDASRPLGSETRQSRWRPGYLKASLRLVDVATDQVRSLRARMLMEHFKSNPGTGAYLRLGLSTQRIYARSDSDGKPSLTHDEVRQVSQIETTLRRITHSEFSLLFRHGFEVADAMLSTYGKDALDRTPRNIIAFKAA, encoded by the coding sequence ATGAAGATCGCTCTCGCATTTTCCGGCGGTGGAGTCCGCGCGACCGTGTTTCATCTGGGCGTCCTAGCTCGGCTGGCACGACAGGACTTGCTGGGCAACGTCAAAATTGTCTCAAGCGTTTCCGGCGGCAGCTTGGCGGCTGGACTGGTTTTCACCTCCGCAGGATTTCGCTGGCCGGATAGCGATCAGTATCTGCACGAAGTCGTTCCCCGATGTCTGTCGTTGCTAACGACGCGAAATGTCCAGCGTGCCTACGTGCTGAAATCGCTTTTGCGGCCCTGGCGACTGTTGTCCGGTCGCGCCTCAGTTTTGGGGGATGCGTTGGTTGACCATTGGGGGATCACGGGCTCACTTTCCGACTTGCCGGTGGAACCTCGCTGGATCATCAATGCGACTTGCTATCAAACGGGAAAGAATTGGCGGTTTCAGCAGGACCTGATGGGGGATTATCAAACGAAGTATGTCACCGACCCGGACTTTCGTTTGTCTCACGCATTGGCAGCGTCAGCGGCGGTTCCTGGATTGATCGGTCCGCTGCTGATTCGGTCCAAGCATCATCGGTGGAGTGAGTTTCGCGATGACGCGTGGTGCAAGATTCCGCCCAAGTATCAGTACCTGCATCTTTGGGACGGTGGCGTGTACGACAACTTAGGCGTGGAGTCTCTTTTCAAACCTGGTGAAGGGCTAAGAGAAGGCACCGACTACCTCATCGTGTGCGATGCTTCTCGCCCGCTGGGCAGCGAAACCCGTCAGTCACGATGGCGTCCCGGTTATTTGAAGGCGTCCCTGCGCTTGGTGGATGTCGCAACCGATCAAGTGCGAAGCCTCCGAGCACGGATGTTGATGGAGCATTTCAAAAGCAATCCTGGAACAGGCGCCTACCTGAGACTGGGATTGTCGACTCAAAGGATTTACGCACGCAGTGATTCCGACGGTAAGCCATCACTGACGCACGATGAAGTCCGTCAGGTTTCTCAGATCGAAACCACATTGCGTCGGATCACTCACAGCGAGTTCAGCTTGCTATTTCGACATGGGTTCGAAGTCGCCGACGCGATGTTGTCGACCTACGGCAAAGATGCCCTCGATCGAACCCCTCGCAACATCATCGCTTTCAAAGCGGCTTGA
- a CDS encoding ribonuclease inhibitor, whose product MANSPESLKTTFIQCPVRGPLPFFACPPDEVDPLIEHLRSNVSVDVPVTFPRGTVLPDGRLDLCKQSLGPEGCQRVVDALHHNHHVRSLLLGTDGIGDEGAACLSRFLKSDAALQIVYLGCNGITHVGARSLAESLRSNQCVQGLWLKRNPIGDLGVVEITRALSGDRTLRVLDLVNTGMGRNGVASICQWLMRDGCALERLYVGGNRLDADAAKLFAEVLCRNSPLQSLHMNVGAICDSGVTAIAESLRSNHSLRELGLASNGITARGARRLMAVVAEHPTLVHLDLGYSPSTRVLGAQPNTLGDEGGKAIAEMLTTNLVLKELNLSKTSVERSGRLAIENALVENRTLQRCVIDGGLSPSVQMHLQGNLRSDNGPNTRSPDVMLIRSVYRTNKK is encoded by the coding sequence ATGGCAAACTCGCCGGAATCTCTCAAGACGACATTCATACAGTGTCCCGTTCGTGGCCCGCTACCGTTCTTTGCGTGTCCGCCAGATGAAGTCGATCCGCTCATTGAACACTTGCGATCAAACGTCTCTGTCGATGTGCCAGTAACGTTTCCTCGTGGAACCGTTTTGCCCGACGGGCGACTCGATTTGTGCAAACAGAGCTTGGGTCCAGAGGGTTGTCAGCGTGTGGTCGATGCATTGCACCACAACCATCACGTGCGTAGCCTGCTACTCGGGACGGATGGCATCGGTGACGAAGGTGCTGCCTGTTTAAGTAGATTCCTCAAGTCCGACGCTGCATTGCAAATTGTCTACTTGGGCTGCAATGGCATCACGCATGTCGGCGCTCGATCCTTGGCGGAATCGTTGAGATCCAATCAATGCGTACAGGGATTGTGGCTCAAACGCAATCCGATCGGGGATTTAGGTGTTGTGGAAATCACACGGGCTCTCTCTGGTGATCGCACGCTGCGAGTTCTTGACTTGGTCAACACGGGAATGGGGCGCAACGGTGTCGCATCGATTTGCCAATGGCTGATGCGAGATGGCTGTGCTCTGGAACGACTCTACGTGGGAGGAAACCGTCTTGATGCAGATGCCGCTAAGTTGTTTGCTGAAGTCCTCTGCAGAAACTCTCCTTTGCAAAGTTTGCACATGAATGTGGGAGCCATCTGTGATTCGGGCGTGACTGCAATCGCCGAATCGTTACGAAGCAATCATTCGCTACGTGAGTTGGGGCTCGCCAGCAACGGAATCACGGCACGAGGCGCACGAAGGTTGATGGCGGTCGTGGCCGAGCATCCCACACTTGTTCATTTGGACTTGGGTTACAGCCCGTCGACTCGCGTACTTGGTGCGCAGCCAAACACGTTGGGTGACGAAGGCGGTAAGGCGATAGCCGAGATGCTGACAACCAATCTCGTACTCAAAGAGTTGAACCTTTCCAAAACGAGCGTTGAACGGAGTGGGCGTTTGGCGATCGAAAATGCACTGGTGGAAAACCGCACTCTCCAAAGATGCGTCATCGATGGCGGATTGTCCCCGAGTGTTCAAATGCATCTCCAAGGAAACTTGAGAAGTGACAATGGTCCGAACACTCGCTCCCCGGATGTGATGTTGATTCGAAGTGTCTATCGAACCAACAAGAAGTGA
- the katG gene encoding catalase/peroxidase HPI, which translates to MNSKKHLARLLASCAVLCISTSVVAQEANTAQSSVNAKADAASQCPVIGGTHLPPDDRNTAAGAYTNGDWWPNQLNLQILHLNSPMVSPMGADFDYATEFKKLDLDAVKKDITELMTTSQDWWPADYGSYGPFFIRMAWHSAGTYRVSDGRGGAGYGTQRFAPLNSWPDNANLDKARRLLWPIKQKYGKSISWADLMVLTGNCALESMGFETFGFAGGREDVWEPQLDINWGPESKWLADERYSGDRMLQNPLAAVQMGLIYVNPEGPNGKPDPLAAAKDIRDTFGRMAMNDEETVALIAGGHTFGKAHGAADPSKFVGAEPEGASIEEQGLGWKNKFGTGNAGDTITSGLEGAWTSTPAQWSNGYFDNLFGYEWELTKSPAGAHQWTPKDKSAEGTVPDAHDPNKSHAPMMFTTDLALKMDPIYGPISKRFHENPKEFEEAFAKAWYKLTHRDMGPVSRCLGPEVAEPQIWQDPVPAVDHELINDQDITALKGKLLDSGLTTGQLVSTAWASASTFRGTDKRGGANGARLRLAPQKDWAVNQPAELAKVLDTLEKVQADFNGSLTGGKKVSLADVIVLGGCAAIEQAAKLAGHEVQVPFSPGRTDATQEMTDVEGVAVLEPTSDGFRNHFGKTQDRPAEELLVDRAQKLKLTAPEMTVLVGGMRVLNTNSGFPQLGVFTKQPGTLTNDFFKNLLAMDTVWQKSPVCEHFYEGIDRETGDVKWTGSRVDLVFGSNSQLRAIAEVYASEDAQQKFVDDFVAVWNKVMNLDRFDLDPDQRTGLTRTTARQR; encoded by the coding sequence ATGAACTCAAAAAAACATTTGGCTCGCCTACTCGCGAGCTGCGCTGTGCTGTGTATCTCTACTTCCGTGGTCGCACAGGAGGCGAACACCGCTCAATCGTCCGTTAATGCGAAGGCCGACGCAGCCAGCCAATGCCCGGTAATCGGTGGTACCCATCTGCCTCCGGATGACAGGAACACGGCCGCGGGAGCGTACACCAACGGCGACTGGTGGCCCAACCAATTGAACTTGCAAATCCTGCACCTGAACTCTCCGATGGTGAGTCCGATGGGAGCGGATTTTGATTACGCAACGGAATTCAAAAAGCTGGACTTGGACGCGGTAAAAAAAGACATCACCGAACTGATGACAACTTCCCAGGACTGGTGGCCGGCCGACTACGGCAGCTACGGTCCATTCTTCATTCGCATGGCTTGGCACAGCGCAGGCACGTATCGCGTTTCCGACGGGCGAGGCGGCGCAGGTTATGGCACGCAGCGGTTCGCTCCGCTGAACAGTTGGCCAGACAACGCCAACCTCGACAAAGCTCGTCGCTTGCTCTGGCCGATCAAGCAAAAGTATGGCAAGAGCATTTCGTGGGCCGACCTGATGGTCTTGACCGGCAACTGTGCTTTGGAGTCGATGGGATTTGAGACGTTTGGTTTTGCCGGCGGACGCGAAGACGTTTGGGAACCGCAGTTGGACATCAATTGGGGGCCTGAATCCAAGTGGCTGGCTGACGAGCGATACAGTGGCGACCGCATGCTGCAGAATCCACTTGCTGCCGTGCAAATGGGATTGATCTACGTCAACCCAGAAGGACCCAATGGCAAGCCGGATCCCCTGGCCGCTGCCAAGGACATCCGCGATACCTTTGGCCGCATGGCGATGAACGACGAAGAAACAGTGGCACTGATCGCCGGTGGTCACACTTTCGGTAAAGCACACGGTGCGGCGGACCCGAGCAAGTTTGTCGGCGCGGAACCGGAAGGAGCCTCGATCGAAGAGCAGGGTCTCGGTTGGAAGAACAAGTTTGGAACCGGAAACGCTGGTGACACAATCACCAGCGGACTGGAAGGAGCGTGGACGTCCACACCTGCCCAGTGGTCCAACGGATATTTCGACAACCTCTTTGGCTACGAGTGGGAATTGACCAAGAGCCCCGCGGGTGCCCATCAGTGGACTCCCAAAGACAAGTCCGCCGAAGGCACCGTGCCCGATGCCCATGATCCCAACAAGAGCCATGCTCCGATGATGTTCACGACGGACCTCGCGCTGAAGATGGATCCGATCTACGGTCCGATTTCCAAACGCTTTCACGAGAACCCCAAGGAGTTCGAAGAAGCTTTTGCCAAGGCTTGGTACAAGCTGACGCACCGGGACATGGGACCAGTTTCCCGATGTTTGGGTCCCGAAGTTGCCGAACCGCAGATCTGGCAAGACCCGGTACCGGCTGTCGATCATGAACTGATCAACGATCAAGACATCACGGCGCTCAAGGGCAAACTCCTTGATTCCGGATTGACCACCGGCCAGTTGGTTTCGACCGCCTGGGCATCCGCCTCCACCTTCCGTGGCACGGACAAACGAGGTGGGGCTAATGGAGCACGTCTTCGTTTGGCACCGCAAAAAGATTGGGCAGTCAACCAGCCTGCCGAGCTGGCCAAGGTGCTCGATACTCTGGAGAAAGTGCAGGCGGATTTCAACGGCTCGCTCACCGGCGGAAAGAAGGTCTCGCTTGCGGATGTGATCGTACTGGGTGGCTGTGCTGCGATCGAACAAGCAGCGAAGCTGGCCGGGCATGAAGTACAGGTGCCGTTTTCACCGGGACGCACGGATGCGACACAGGAGATGACCGACGTGGAAGGGGTTGCAGTGCTGGAACCGACCTCGGACGGTTTCCGGAACCACTTTGGCAAAACGCAGGATCGTCCGGCCGAAGAGCTACTGGTCGATCGAGCACAAAAGTTAAAGCTCACCGCACCTGAGATGACGGTGTTGGTCGGCGGCATGCGAGTGCTCAATACAAACTCGGGGTTCCCGCAACTCGGTGTTTTCACCAAGCAACCCGGGACATTGACCAACGACTTCTTTAAGAACCTGTTGGCGATGGACACGGTGTGGCAGAAGTCTCCGGTGTGCGAGCATTTCTACGAAGGAATCGATCGTGAAACGGGTGACGTCAAATGGACGGGGTCGCGGGTCGATCTTGTGTTCGGTTCCAATTCGCAATTGCGAGCCATCGCGGAAGTCTATGCCAGCGAAGATGCCCAGCAGAAGTTCGTCGATGACTTTGTCGCCGTTTGGAACAAGGTCATGAACTTGGATCGTTTTGATCTTGATCCAGATCAGCGAACGGGGCTCACCAGAACGACCGCTCGCCAACGCTAG